GAACTGCTCCTTCGCCATGGCGGGGTCGCGGTCGCGAGCGATGTACGCCGACAGGTACAGCTCCTCCACCTTCTTCTGCAGCTCGTCCAGGCCGTCGCGGGCGCGCGAGTCCCCCGGGTTGAGGCGCAGCGCCTCGCGGAAGCTGCGGCCCGCCAGCGGGAACTCCTTGCGCTTGAAGGCCGCCTGCCCCGCGGCCACGGACGCGGACGCCAGCTCGTTGTCGAGCGTGTCCCCCAGCGAGCCCGCGAAGCCGATCTGCCGGTACACGTCCGCCGCGCGGCGCAGCGGCTTCACGGACGCCTCCAGCGAGTTGTTCTCGTACTTCTTCTGGCCCTCCTCGAAGGCGGAGCGGAACTGGGGGATGAGCTTCTTCAGGTTGCGCGCGCGGGCCTGGATGTCCGCCTCCGAGCGGTACTTGTCCATCACCCGGTCCACCTCCAGCGTCGCGCGCTGGAAGTCCCCGCCGTTGAAGCGGCGCTCCACGTCCTGGAAGGCCTCCGCCACGAACTCCGCGCGGCGCTGCTTGGCGTTCTCCGCCGCCACCGCCTGCCGGATGCCCGCCTGCCGCGCGGCCTGCTGCGCCTCCTTGGCGAGCAGCGCCTCCAGCTCCTTGAGCTTCTCTTCGTAGAGGGAGCGCGTGCTCTGCGGCAGCTCCGCGATGAGGGTGCGCGCGTCGTCCGGCCGGCGCTCCGTCAGCGCCGCCTCCACCAGGCCGAGCGTGTACGCCTGCTCCCGCGACTCCAGCTCCTCCTCCAGCTTCTTGCGCTCCTCGTCCGTGCGCGCGGTGCCCTGCGGCGTGGCGGTCAGCTTCGCCCGGGCGTCCGTGTAGCGGTTCTCCGCCATCAGCCCGCGGACCGCCTGGAACGAGTCCAGAATGTCCTGCAGCTGCTGCGCCGCCTTGGCCACGCCGTCCACGTCGATGCCCACGCGCAGCTTCTCCGCCTCCTGGGCGAAGCGCACCGCGTCCGGGTATTCGCCGTCGCGCACCTTGTCGCGCGCGCGCTGCATCAGCTCCTGGGCGCGCGCCTGGTTGGGGTCCACGGGCGGCTTGGGCGGCGGCTTGTTCCCGCCGGACATCGCCAGGCCCGCGATGAGCAGCAGCAGGACCAGGCCGCCCACGGCCGCGCCCACCTTCATCTTGAAGGTCGGCCGGAAGCCCTCGCGCGCCGGCGAGCGCACCGGGCGCGGGCGGGGCACGCCCGTCTTGCGCGCCTTCTCGTCGCGCATGAGGTCCGCGAGCTTGTAGTTCGCGTTGGTCTTCTCATCCAGGCGCGGGTCCTTCTTCTCCTCCTTCTTTTCCTCCTTCTTCTCATCCGCCTCGCCGGACTCGGCCTTGGCGCGCATCTCCTTGATGAGTTCGCCCTCGTCCACGAAGCGCAGGCGCGTCTTGCCCACGGAGATCTCATCCCCGTGCTTGAGGATGCACTCGTCGACCTTCTGGTCGTTCACCTGGGTGCCGGAAATGCCGCCCAGGTCGCGCATCACCACGCCGCTCTCGCCGTAGACGAGCTCCAGGTGGCGGCGGGACACGGTCTGGTCGCCCAGGGCGAAGTCGCAGTCCTTGCTGCGCCCCACCACCATGCGCACGCCCTTGAAGCGCTTCTTGCGTCCCTTGTCGACGCCGTCCAGCACCAGCATCATCACCGGCGGGCCGGCGCGCGTCGTCTCGGAGTTGTCCTCCTCCTCGGCGGGCTCCTCCTCCTCCGGACGCAGGTTCTCAATGGATGCCACCCGCGTCTCGCCGGTGCGCGAACGCACGGGCTCCGCGTCGCCGTACAGCTCCGGGTCTCCTCCGTCCTGGCTGTCCTCGCCCGACTCGGGCGCGGACCAGTCTTCATCCGGCACGGCGGACACGCGGCGAGAGCCGCCCCCCGCGGGAGGTTTGGGTCGGCGATCCGCCGTCGCGCCCCCGGCCGAACGGCCGGTACCCGAACGCGATGACGGTGATGGACGGCGAGGAGGCATGGGTGGGTCCAGGTTGAAGCGGCCAGCATCTTAGAGCGCTCACCGCACGGTGGGAATGCGCTCCCACCGTTCCTTTCAGGGAAGACGGGCCCGTTCCGGTTCGTTGGCCCGCACGCCATCCCGTCTCCGATGTAGGTTTCCTCCATTCCCGCTTCCTCCAGCGCCACGAGCCCCGCCATGCCCCGAGTCCTCGCCTCCTCCCGGCGCGCCCGTCCCGCCCAGCTCGCCCCTCCGGCGGCACGGCAGGCGGCCGCCTCCCCGCTCCTGCCCCCGGGTCTGCTGGAACGTCTGCTGGCGGAAGCCATGGGCCGGGGCGCGGACTTCGCGGAGGTGTACGTGGAGCGCACGTCCACCACCGCCGTGGTGCTGGAGGAGGAGCGCATCCGCAGCGCGCAGGTGGGCCTGGTGCAGGGCGTGGGCGTGCGGGTCATCGCCGGGGCCAAGGTGGGCTACGCCTATTCCGACGACTGGGACGACGCCGCGCTCGTCCGCGCCGCGCGCACCGCGGCGATGATTGCCCAGGGCGGCGGCTCCGAGCGCGCCTACCCCGTCAAGCGCGTGCCGGTGCCCAGCCACTACCGCGTCGCCCAGCCGCTGGAGGACGTGGCGGTGGCGCGCAAGACGGCGCTGCTCACCCGCGCCAACGCCGCCGCCCGCGCCTTCGACTCGCGCATCCAGCAGGTGAACGCGTCCTACGTGGATCAGACCCGGCGCATCGCGGTGGCCAACACCTCCGGCCGCTTCAGCGAGGACACGCAGGACCAGTCCCGCCTGAGCGTGCACGTGGTGGCGCTGGGCAAGGGCGGCGAGCGGCGCACGGGCATGTACGGCAGCGGCGGCCGGGTGTCCTTCAGCTACTGGGACGGCGTGACGCCGGAGTCCGTGGCGGAGGAGGCCGCGCGGCAGGCCATCGCCACGCTGGGCGCGGTGGACTGCGTGGCGGGGCCGCAGACGGTGGTGCTGGCGCCGGGCTGGAGCGGCATCCTGCTGCACGAAGCGGTGGGCCACGGCCTGGAGGCGGACTTCATCCGCAAGGGCACCTCGCTGTTCGCGGGCAAGCTGGGGGAGAAGGTGGCCTCCGACCTGGTGACGGTCATCGACGACGGCACGGTGTCCAGCGCGCGCGGCTCCATCAACATCGACGACGAGGGCGTGCCGGGCGAGCGCAAGGTCCTCATCGAGAACGGCGTCCTCAAGGGCTACCTCTATGATCAGCTCAACGCGAAGCTGATGAACCAGCGCTCCACGGGCAGCGGCCGGCGGGACTCGTTCAAGAGCCTGCCCCTGCCGCGCATGACGAACACCTTCCTGGCGCCCGGGGACCACGCGCCGGAGGACATCCTCAAGGAGGTGAAGCGCGGGCTGTACTGCGCCACCTTCGGCGGCGGTCAGGTGGACATCAGCAACGGCAACTTCGTCT
This genomic stretch from Corallococcus caeni harbors:
- a CDS encoding TldD/PmbA family protein, whose product is MPRVLASSRRARPAQLAPPAARQAAASPLLPPGLLERLLAEAMGRGADFAEVYVERTSTTAVVLEEERIRSAQVGLVQGVGVRVIAGAKVGYAYSDDWDDAALVRAARTAAMIAQGGGSERAYPVKRVPVPSHYRVAQPLEDVAVARKTALLTRANAAARAFDSRIQQVNASYVDQTRRIAVANTSGRFSEDTQDQSRLSVHVVALGKGGERRTGMYGSGGRVSFSYWDGVTPESVAEEAARQAIATLGAVDCVAGPQTVVLAPGWSGILLHEAVGHGLEADFIRKGTSLFAGKLGEKVASDLVTVIDDGTVSSARGSINIDDEGVPGERKVLIENGVLKGYLYDQLNAKLMNQRSTGSGRRDSFKSLPLPRMTNTFLAPGDHAPEDILKEVKRGLYCATFGGGQVDISNGNFVFEVSEAYQIEDGKLGRPVKNAILIGVGPEALKNISRVGCDPMPDPGMGVCVKDGQMLPVGVGLPTVRIDNVTVGGTKVG
- a CDS encoding FHA domain-containing protein yields the protein MSAVPDEDWSAPESGEDSQDGGDPELYGDAEPVRSRTGETRVASIENLRPEEEEPAEEEDNSETTRAGPPVMMLVLDGVDKGRKKRFKGVRMVVGRSKDCDFALGDQTVSRRHLELVYGESGVVMRDLGGISGTQVNDQKVDECILKHGDEISVGKTRLRFVDEGELIKEMRAKAESGEADEKKEEKKEEKKDPRLDEKTNANYKLADLMRDEKARKTGVPRPRPVRSPAREGFRPTFKMKVGAAVGGLVLLLLIAGLAMSGGNKPPPKPPVDPNQARAQELMQRARDKVRDGEYPDAVRFAQEAEKLRVGIDVDGVAKAAQQLQDILDSFQAVRGLMAENRYTDARAKLTATPQGTARTDEERKKLEEELESREQAYTLGLVEAALTERRPDDARTLIAELPQSTRSLYEEKLKELEALLAKEAQQAARQAGIRQAVAAENAKQRRAEFVAEAFQDVERRFNGGDFQRATLEVDRVMDKYRSEADIQARARNLKKLIPQFRSAFEEGQKKYENNSLEASVKPLRRAADVYRQIGFAGSLGDTLDNELASASVAAGQAAFKRKEFPLAGRSFREALRLNPGDSRARDGLDELQKKVEELYLSAYIARDRDPAMAKEQFKIVIEASADGADVKRKAEMALSELQKADGS